One Bacteroidota bacterium genomic region harbors:
- a CDS encoding phosphoglycerate kinase yields the protein MNTIDQHNFKEQKALIRVDFNVPLDKEYNITDDTRIRAAIPTIQKILKDGGSVILMSHLGRPKEGPAEKYSLKHLVAHLTKVLNTTVKFADDCIGDSARNLSASLMPGEVLLLENLRFYKEEEKGNEEFAQKLAALGTFYVNDAFGTAHRAHASTAVIAKFFPGKKCFGYVMAGELENADKVLNHPVKPFTAIMGGAKVSDKILIIEQLLNKVDNLLIGGGMAFTFVKAMGGKIGSSLCEEDKLDLALDILEKAKAKGVKIVLPTDAVLGDKFDANAQVGHSEINAIPEGWMGLDIGEKSIKAFCDVIENSKTILWNGPAGVFEFEKFAAGTKALAEAIVRATEKGAFSLIGGGDSAAAINKFHLGEKVSYVSTGGGALLEYIEGKTLPGVAAINS from the coding sequence ATGAATACTATTGATCAGCACAATTTCAAAGAACAAAAGGCATTGATTCGCGTAGATTTCAATGTTCCCTTAGATAAAGAATACAACATCACCGACGACACCCGCATCCGTGCGGCCATTCCGACGATTCAGAAAATTCTGAAAGACGGAGGTTCCGTGATCCTGATGTCACACCTTGGCCGACCGAAAGAAGGTCCGGCAGAAAAATATTCATTGAAACATCTGGTCGCGCATCTCACAAAGGTGCTGAACACGACCGTAAAATTCGCGGATGATTGCATTGGCGACTCGGCCCGTAATCTTTCCGCCTCATTGATGCCCGGTGAAGTTTTGTTACTCGAGAATCTCCGTTTTTACAAAGAAGAGGAAAAAGGAAACGAAGAGTTCGCGCAAAAACTTGCCGCACTCGGAACATTTTATGTGAACGACGCATTTGGAACGGCACACCGTGCGCACGCGTCTACTGCGGTGATCGCTAAATTTTTTCCGGGTAAAAAATGTTTCGGTTATGTCATGGCAGGCGAACTCGAGAATGCCGACAAAGTCCTGAATCATCCCGTGAAACCATTCACTGCTATCATGGGTGGAGCGAAAGTGTCGGATAAAATTCTCATCATCGAACAACTCCTGAATAAAGTCGACAACCTGCTGATCGGTGGAGGCATGGCATTCACATTTGTGAAAGCGATGGGAGGGAAGATCGGTTCATCGCTGTGTGAAGAAGATAAACTCGATCTTGCTCTGGATATTCTTGAAAAAGCAAAAGCCAAAGGAGTGAAAATAGTTTTACCGACCGACGCGGTTCTCGGCGATAAGTTTGATGCGAACGCGCAGGTAGGTCACAGCGAGATCAACGCGATTCCGGAAGGATGGATGGGACTCGACATCGGTGAAAAATCAATAAAAGCATTTTGCGATGTGATCGAAAATTCAAAAACCATTTTGTGGAACGGTCCGGCCGGAGTTTTTGAATTTGAAAAATTTGCAGCGGGAACAAAAGCCCTCGCGGAAGCCATCGTCCGCGCTACCGAAAAAGGAGCCTTCTCACTCATTGGCGGAGGCGACTCAGCCGCGGCGATCAATAAATTCCATCTCGGAGAAAAAGTTTCTTACGTCAGCACCGGCGGCGGAGCATTACTCGAATACATCGAAGGCAAAACCCTTCCCGGCGTTGCCGCAATAAATTCCTAA
- a CDS encoding transglycosylase domain-containing protein — protein MPKSSKPSFRNLILILWLLVFSPLLILSGVIFFASKGWIGEELPTFEELENPQSNLAAEVISSDQVVLGKYYTQNRTNVHYYELSPNIINALKATEDIRFEEHSGVDIRGLLRAIAGAGKSGGGSTITQQLAKNLFHEKPGSKIERVIQKIQEWIIAVRLEQQYTKEEIMAMYLNTVEFSSNAFGIKSAARTYFNQTPDSLNIQESAVLVGLLKAPTMYSPVRNPKNSLARRNVVLGQMMKYKFLTEEQFDSIKALPIKLNYQVDDHNFGLATYFRESLRSDMLKWCKEHINNSTGKPYNLYNDGLRIYTTIDSRMQKFAEAAMKEHMTELQKKFFDHWKGKDPWEEHKEVLTEGMKRSDRYIALKAAKASDKEIKKAFATKTKMTIFSWKGPIDTTLTPMDSIKYYKKILQCGFMSMEPQTGYIRAWVGGNDYRFFKYDHVKEGKRQVGSTFKPFLYTLAMQEGYSPCYKVPNVRVTIELPGGQPAWSPENADGKYGGILTLKQGLAESVNSISAYLIKQFGPQALIEVAHRMGITSDLPAVPSICLGTADVSVYEMVGAYSAFANKGVWTEPIYLTRIEDKNGNILQEFVPRKVEAISEETAYLMLNLMQGVVQFGTGARLRGQYKFNNPIAGKTGTTQNQSDGWFMGITPELVSGCWVGAEDRSVHFRSLELGQGARTAMPIWALYMQKVYGDKTLDVSKGDFEAPKEPLSVELNCDKYKQAGEEKSSSFDKDNF, from the coding sequence ATGCCTAAATCCTCAAAACCCAGTTTCAGGAATCTTATCCTCATACTCTGGCTGCTGGTTTTTTCTCCTCTCCTCATTCTTTCCGGGGTTATTTTTTTCGCTTCAAAAGGCTGGATCGGAGAAGAGTTGCCAACTTTCGAAGAACTGGAAAATCCACAGAGTAATCTGGCAGCGGAAGTGATCTCCAGCGACCAGGTAGTTTTGGGGAAATACTATACCCAGAACCGTACGAATGTTCATTATTATGAACTTTCACCCAATATCATCAATGCCCTGAAGGCAACGGAAGACATCCGTTTTGAAGAACACAGCGGTGTGGATATCCGGGGTCTGTTGCGTGCTATTGCCGGTGCCGGAAAATCCGGTGGAGGAAGTACCATCACACAGCAGCTGGCTAAAAATCTTTTCCATGAAAAACCGGGATCAAAAATTGAACGTGTCATCCAGAAAATTCAGGAATGGATCATCGCGGTAAGGCTGGAACAACAGTATACAAAAGAAGAGATCATGGCTATGTATCTCAATACTGTTGAATTCAGCAGCAATGCTTTCGGAATTAAATCCGCTGCCCGTACTTATTTTAACCAAACACCCGATTCCCTGAACATTCAGGAATCTGCAGTACTCGTTGGCCTGCTGAAAGCACCAACGATGTACAGCCCGGTAAGAAATCCAAAGAATTCTCTTGCAAGAAGAAATGTCGTACTTGGACAAATGATGAAGTACAAATTCCTTACCGAAGAACAATTTGATTCCATCAAAGCACTCCCGATAAAACTGAATTACCAGGTTGATGATCACAACTTCGGACTGGCTACTTATTTCCGGGAGTCCCTTCGTTCGGATATGTTGAAATGGTGCAAGGAACACATCAACAATTCTACAGGCAAGCCTTACAATTTGTATAACGACGGCTTAAGAATTTATACCACCATCGATTCAAGAATGCAAAAGTTCGCCGAGGCGGCCATGAAAGAACACATGACCGAGCTGCAAAAAAAATTCTTTGATCACTGGAAAGGAAAAGATCCATGGGAGGAACACAAAGAGGTTCTCACAGAAGGAATGAAACGTTCCGATCGTTACATCGCTTTGAAAGCGGCGAAAGCCAGTGATAAAGAAATTAAAAAAGCGTTCGCTACCAAGACCAAAATGACCATCTTCTCCTGGAAGGGTCCCATTGATACTACACTTACTCCGATGGACAGCATCAAGTATTATAAAAAAATACTGCAGTGCGGATTTATGTCGATGGAACCTCAAACCGGTTATATCCGTGCATGGGTTGGAGGAAATGATTATCGCTTTTTCAAATACGATCACGTGAAGGAAGGAAAACGTCAGGTTGGTTCGACGTTCAAACCGTTTCTTTACACGCTGGCTATGCAGGAAGGGTATTCACCCTGTTACAAAGTTCCGAATGTTCGTGTAACAATTGAACTACCCGGCGGACAACCGGCATGGTCGCCTGAAAACGCTGATGGTAAATACGGCGGCATACTCACCTTGAAACAAGGTCTGGCTGAATCAGTGAATAGTATTTCTGCTTATCTGATTAAACAATTCGGACCACAGGCATTGATTGAAGTGGCGCACCGGATGGGCATTACCAGTGATTTACCCGCTGTGCCATCAATTTGCCTGGGAACAGCAGATGTATCTGTATATGAAATGGTCGGAGCTTATTCCGCTTTTGCCAACAAAGGCGTTTGGACAGAACCCATCTATCTTACACGCATCGAAGACAAAAACGGAAATATTCTTCAGGAATTTGTTCCACGCAAAGTGGAAGCCATCAGTGAAGAAACCGCTTACCTCATGCTCAACCTTATGCAGGGTGTTGTTCAGTTTGGTACCGGTGCACGTTTACGCGGACAATACAAATTCAACAATCCTATTGCCGGAAAAACCGGTACAACACAAAATCAAAGTGACGGTTGGTTCATGGGGATTACTCCCGAATTGGTTTCCGGTTGTTGGGTAGGCGCTGAAGATCGCTCAGTACATTTCCGTTCTCTTGAACTGGGACAGGGAGCAAGAACAGCAATGCCTATCTGGGCCTTGTACATGCAAAAAGTATATGGCGATAAAACCCTTGATGTTTCCAAAGGAGATTTTGAAGCTCCAAAAGAACCATTGAGCGTTGAACTCAACTGTGATAAGTACAAACAAGCCGGCGAAGAGAAGTCGTCTTCATTTGATAAGGACAACTTCTAG
- a CDS encoding CvpA family protein, whose translation MNYLDIILTLLLITGMIRGFIKGFIFEVAVLGALFLGLYAAFKFSTFAEPYVLKVIDANPHTLHYISSFVMFLLVSVGIFFLAKLFEGLIKIAALGIFNKILGAIFGGLKYALVTSVVLFYFNKLDTKYNWLSPDKKADSVLYYPLMKIAPSVLPVMKTVGEEIQDRLH comes from the coding sequence ATGAACTATCTCGACATCATCCTCACCCTTTTACTAATCACCGGCATGATCCGTGGATTTATAAAAGGCTTCATCTTTGAAGTCGCTGTACTGGGAGCACTCTTCCTCGGATTATACGCTGCCTTTAAATTCTCCACTTTCGCGGAACCCTATGTTCTGAAAGTCATCGATGCCAATCCGCATACACTGCATTACATCTCTTCCTTCGTAATGTTTTTACTCGTTTCCGTAGGAATCTTTTTTCTCGCTAAATTATTTGAAGGCTTAATAAAAATCGCCGCTCTGGGAATATTCAATAAAATTCTCGGGGCCATTTTCGGCGGACTGAAATACGCTTTAGTCACCAGTGTGGTTTTATTTTATTTCAACAAGCTGGATACAAAATACAATTGGCTTTCACCTGATAAGAAAGCGGATTCAGTGTTGTATTATCCATTGATGAAAATCGCTCCTTCAGTATTGCCGGTCATGAAAACAGTAGGGGAGGAGATTCAGGATCGCCTGCACTAA
- a CDS encoding insulinase family protein has product MKKIIYFITSAFVLFTCSINSLEAQTTKPKPKRPLPSNASPAKNSAVKPAPSIEHQGSQIAIQKPEPKDKILPYEIFQKKLPNGLNVVTVPYESKGVASFYIVVRVGSRNEIEPGKTGFAHFFEHMMFRGTKKYSKDKYSAVLKSTGASANANTSLDRTLYHMTGASEKLATMFELESDRFMNLDYSLQDFKTEAGAVKGEYTKNSASPYTKLDEMIQNTAFSKHTYKHTTMGFWEDIVDMPNQYEYSRTFFNRYYRPEYCTIIVVGDAKPEEVNRLAETYFGSWKKGNYVSTIPAEPVQLKTLYTHLQKAGFPPYLSLNFKGPAHNDAAIDLPALDLLFSVYFSENSDLYNNLVIKETKARSISGGVYNTRDPFLITIEASLTDTANFQPVKDAFMNTLIKAGNSPVDAKTLNEAKLNLKNSFKMRIDNPSAIAESISSFTWLTGNPESLNYYYNMYDQVTAEDLMNVAKKYFRSDRLTIGTISPNAKEHLK; this is encoded by the coding sequence ATGAAAAAAATAATCTATTTTATCACAAGTGCTTTCGTGTTGTTCACGTGCAGCATCAACAGCCTTGAGGCACAAACAACAAAACCGAAACCGAAACGTCCATTGCCAAGCAATGCTAGTCCGGCAAAAAATTCAGCGGTAAAACCTGCTCCATCGATTGAACATCAGGGATCACAAATCGCGATTCAAAAACCGGAGCCAAAGGACAAAATTCTGCCTTATGAAATTTTCCAGAAAAAACTTCCCAACGGACTAAATGTTGTAACCGTTCCTTATGAAAGCAAAGGAGTCGCATCCTTTTACATCGTTGTTCGTGTGGGTTCACGCAATGAGATCGAACCCGGCAAGACAGGATTCGCTCATTTCTTTGAACACATGATGTTCCGCGGTACAAAAAAATATTCCAAGGATAAATACAGCGCGGTACTGAAATCCACAGGAGCTTCAGCCAATGCAAATACCAGTCTGGACAGAACCCTCTATCACATGACCGGTGCATCTGAAAAACTTGCAACCATGTTTGAGCTGGAAAGTGACCGCTTTATGAATCTTGATTATTCATTGCAGGATTTTAAAACAGAAGCCGGCGCTGTAAAAGGCGAATACACGAAAAACTCTGCAAGTCCGTACACAAAGCTGGATGAAATGATCCAGAATACAGCATTCAGTAAACACACCTACAAGCATACAACCATGGGATTTTGGGAAGACATTGTAGACATGCCTAATCAGTACGAATATTCGAGGACCTTCTTCAATCGGTATTATCGTCCGGAGTATTGTACCATCATCGTTGTTGGTGACGCGAAGCCTGAAGAAGTGAACCGTCTGGCTGAAACCTATTTCGGTTCATGGAAAAAAGGGAATTATGTTTCCACAATTCCGGCCGAACCTGTACAACTGAAAACTTTATATACCCATCTTCAGAAGGCAGGTTTTCCCCCTTACCTGAGTTTGAATTTCAAAGGACCTGCACACAATGATGCGGCTATTGACCTGCCTGCTCTTGATTTGCTTTTCTCTGTGTATTTCTCTGAAAATTCCGATTTGTACAACAACCTGGTGATAAAAGAGACAAAAGCACGTTCCATCAGTGGAGGAGTTTACAATACACGCGATCCTTTTCTCATCACCATTGAAGCATCCCTCACCGATACAGCTAATTTCCAGCCTGTGAAAGACGCGTTCATGAATACTTTGATAAAAGCCGGGAACAGCCCGGTGGATGCGAAAACGCTTAATGAAGCGAAACTCAATCTGAAGAATAGTTTTAAAATGCGAATCGACAATCCGAGCGCAATCGCGGAATCGATCAGTTCATTCACATGGCTTACCGGTAACCCTGAATCACTGAACTACTATTACAACATGTACGACCAGGTGACTGCGGAAGATCTGATGAACGTTGCAAAAAAATATTTCCGGTCGGACCGACTTACTATCGGTACCATTTCTCCAAACGCGAAGGAGCACCTGAAATAA
- a CDS encoding GIY-YIG nuclease family protein translates to MMYVYILTNPGKNLLYTGVTNDLKRRVREHEADRGSSETFTGKYYCNKLIYYESFDNPRDAIQREKEIKKLSRENKFKLVKKKNPKMQFYVL, encoded by the coding sequence ATGATGTACGTATATATTTTGACCAATCCCGGTAAAAATTTACTTTATACCGGAGTTACAAATGATTTGAAAAGACGCGTAAGAGAACATGAAGCAGACAGAGGGTCTTCGGAAACTTTTACTGGAAAATATTATTGTAATAAATTAATCTACTATGAATCATTTGATAATCCTCGCGATGCAATTCAAAGAGAAAAAGAAATTAAAAAATTGAGCAGGGAAAATAAGTTTAAATTGGTTAAAAAGAAAAACCCCAAAATGCAATTTTATGTTTTGTAG
- a CDS encoding gliding motility lipoprotein GldH, which produces MKKISMLVFLLFGIVLSSCDNKVVFEKNISLPENRWEAANIVHLETTIEDTSTAHNLYINIRNAGGYQFSNLFVFFTTTTPKGEIERDTVELTLADERGKWLGDGLGDIWDNRILFKRNFRFPQSGIYKFDLQQAMRVPILPQVMDAGIRIEKAE; this is translated from the coding sequence ATGAAAAAAATCTCAATGCTTGTTTTCCTGTTGTTCGGCATTGTGTTGAGTTCCTGCGACAACAAAGTGGTTTTTGAAAAAAACATTTCACTGCCTGAAAATCGCTGGGAAGCCGCGAACATAGTACATCTGGAGACTACGATAGAAGATACTTCTACCGCGCACAATCTTTACATCAATATCAGAAATGCGGGAGGTTATCAGTTCAGCAATCTGTTTGTCTTTTTTACGACGACTACTCCAAAGGGAGAAATTGAACGCGATACTGTTGAGCTCACGCTTGCCGATGAACGCGGAAAATGGCTGGGTGACGGACTGGGCGATATCTGGGATAACCGGATTCTTTTCAAACGCAATTTCCGTTTCCCTCAGAGTGGTATTTACAAATTCGATTTACAACAGGCGATGCGTGTACCGATTCTTCCGCAGGTGATGGATGCGGGGATTAGGATTGAGAAGGCGGAGTAG
- a CDS encoding CoA transferase subunit A: MNKVVANAEEAIKGIENGMTLLVGGFGLCGIPENSINALVKKGVKDLTCISNNAGVDDFGLGLLLNNHQVKKMVSSYVGENAEFERQMLSGELEVELIPQGTLATRCLAAGYGMPAIFTPAGVGTEVAIGKEVRNFNGKDYLMEYAFDAPFAIVKAWKGDTDGNLIYRETARNFNPLMAMAGKITIAEVEELVPAGSLDPDHIHTPGIYIHRIFKGEKYEKRIEQRTVRKKG; encoded by the coding sequence ATGAACAAAGTAGTAGCAAACGCGGAAGAAGCAATTAAAGGAATCGAAAATGGAATGACCCTGCTTGTTGGAGGTTTTGGCTTGTGTGGAATTCCGGAGAATTCAATAAATGCATTGGTAAAAAAAGGTGTGAAAGATCTCACCTGCATTTCCAATAACGCAGGCGTTGATGATTTCGGTCTTGGTTTGTTACTGAACAATCACCAGGTAAAGAAGATGGTATCATCCTATGTTGGGGAGAATGCAGAATTTGAAAGACAAATGCTGAGCGGTGAACTGGAAGTTGAACTGATCCCACAGGGAACGCTGGCTACCCGTTGTCTGGCCGCCGGTTACGGCATGCCCGCGATATTTACTCCTGCAGGAGTGGGCACCGAAGTAGCGATCGGTAAAGAAGTAAGAAATTTTAATGGTAAAGATTACCTGATGGAATATGCTTTTGACGCGCCATTCGCGATTGTCAAAGCATGGAAAGGTGATACAGATGGAAATCTGATTTACCGTGAGACAGCACGCAATTTCAATCCGCTCATGGCGATGGCAGGAAAAATCACTATCGCGGAAGTGGAAGAGCTTGTGCCGGCGGGTAGTCTCGATCCGGACCACATCCACACTCCGGGAATTTATATTCACCGTATTTTTAAAGGAGAAAAATACGAGAAGCGAATTGAGCAAAGAACTGTCCGGAAAAAAGGTTAA
- a CDS encoding insulinase family protein — translation MNTFKIVRYSIFTLFLLFQGFNGSAQELVELKQPKSGKVVIKLMFRNGSISDPAGKEGITYLTSNLMVNGGTEKHSATEIQKMIYPWAARMSSFTDKEVSTLTFEFPSEYLEKISGLIQEMVLQPGFKEEDFNRLLSNQKNYVDEVIRQSSDEEYGKKLLEYVLFKGTPYQHLTQGTTASLGSMTTEDVARHYKNAFTRTGLLVGIAGDYPESFAQNLLTTLQALPENTEPLPDPVKIDPPQGLVVDIISKQGAIGTAISAGFPLNITRESDDFAALMVANSWLGEHRKSYSRLYQKIREQRSMNYGDYSYIEWYENGGGNMLPVPGTPRHANYFSIWLRPVQTAKSLKSQYSGMDSLREGHARFALRMALREYSQLVNNGLTQEQFEETRNFLMSYTKLYIETTSKKLGFLMDSKFYGRTDWITEVGRQLAHLKLEEVNSAIKRNWILGKMNIVMITDKSEVEGLKQGLESGSVSPMVYSPALSSSLPEEIYVDDREVSSFPMPVIEVRVTESADTFGKK, via the coding sequence ATGAATACTTTCAAAATAGTTCGTTACAGCATCTTTACCCTGTTCCTTTTGTTTCAGGGATTTAATGGCAGTGCACAGGAGCTTGTTGAGCTAAAGCAACCGAAATCAGGCAAGGTAGTTATCAAGTTAATGTTTCGAAACGGCTCCATCTCTGATCCCGCCGGCAAAGAAGGCATTACTTATCTTACTTCCAACCTGATGGTGAATGGAGGAACAGAAAAACATTCGGCAACGGAAATTCAAAAAATGATTTATCCCTGGGCGGCACGAATGAGTAGTTTCACTGATAAGGAAGTCAGCACATTAACCTTTGAATTTCCTTCAGAATACCTTGAAAAAATTTCCGGATTGATTCAGGAAATGGTACTTCAGCCGGGATTTAAAGAGGAAGATTTTAATCGTTTGCTTTCAAATCAGAAAAATTATGTGGATGAGGTAATTCGTCAGTCTTCTGATGAGGAATACGGAAAAAAATTACTGGAATATGTTCTTTTCAAAGGTACGCCTTACCAACATCTGACTCAAGGCACCACAGCGTCTTTGGGAAGCATGACCACTGAAGATGTAGCCCGGCATTACAAAAATGCTTTCACTCGTACAGGTTTGTTAGTAGGTATTGCAGGAGATTATCCAGAAAGCTTTGCACAGAATCTTTTGACGACATTACAGGCACTTCCAGAAAACACAGAGCCTTTACCGGATCCCGTAAAAATAGATCCACCTCAGGGGCTGGTTGTTGATATTATTTCCAAACAAGGTGCAATTGGTACCGCGATATCTGCGGGGTTTCCATTGAATATTACACGTGAATCTGATGATTTCGCAGCACTCATGGTAGCTAATTCCTGGCTGGGAGAACACCGGAAATCATACTCCCGTCTTTATCAGAAAATTCGTGAACAACGTTCCATGAATTATGGTGATTACTCGTATATCGAATGGTATGAAAACGGTGGAGGAAATATGTTACCAGTTCCCGGAACACCGCGTCACGCAAATTATTTCAGTATCTGGTTGCGCCCGGTACAAACAGCTAAAAGCCTGAAATCTCAATACAGTGGCATGGATTCTCTGAGAGAAGGACATGCTCGCTTCGCTTTACGCATGGCTTTACGTGAATATTCACAGCTGGTCAATAACGGGTTAACACAGGAGCAATTCGAAGAAACCCGAAATTTTCTGATGAGTTATACCAAACTGTATATTGAAACTACCTCGAAAAAATTAGGGTTTCTGATGGATTCGAAGTTTTATGGCCGCACCGACTGGATTACAGAAGTTGGTCGTCAACTGGCGCATTTGAAACTCGAAGAAGTAAATTCCGCCATCAAAAGAAACTGGATACTCGGGAAAATGAACATTGTAATGATTACAGATAAAAGTGAAGTGGAAGGATTGAAACAAGGACTAGAATCGGGTTCCGTTTCTCCTATGGTTTATTCTCCGGCACTCAGCTCCAGTTTACCTGAAGAGATTTACGTAGACGATAGGGAGGTTTCGTCATTCCCAATGCCCGTGATCGAAGTGCGGGTTACGGAATCGGCAGATACTTTCGGAAAAAAATAA
- a CDS encoding DNA polymerase III subunit delta — protein MSWKKSRGNCLQPIVHSCSRQIARIAPVGTFSKTIAYLYAMRFADVIGQQLVKQRLLQSVKDERVSHALMFLGPEGSGNLAIALAFAQYLVCENRSDTDSCGTCSACVKMNKLVHPDVTFSFPVATRKDEKNKSPKSVDYIKEWRESVLENPYLVYTKWVEDLNIENKQGLISVEEAADIVNRLSLKSVESGYKIVVIWVPERMNTAASNKMLKILEEPPENTLFFLVAEQFEQLLSTITSRTQLVKVNRIPDEDMYHALTGIHQQSPEVARRIVHRVNGNYNEALKILANDTVDADLNQWFILWMRACFKADILRINELCEGFTGESRETQKMYLEHAQQVARECLMINYAERSLVRMEGKELEDLKRFAPFIHINNAESFVEELNSATYHLERNANARILFTDLSLKIHKLIYNPS, from the coding sequence ATGTCATGGAAAAAATCGCGGGGGAATTGTCTGCAACCTATTGTTCATTCATGCAGCCGGCAGATTGCCCGGATCGCTCCAGTCGGAACATTTTCCAAAACCATTGCTTATCTTTATGCCATGCGTTTTGCGGATGTAATCGGTCAACAGCTTGTGAAACAACGTCTTCTTCAGTCGGTGAAAGACGAAAGGGTGAGTCATGCCCTGATGTTTCTCGGTCCGGAAGGCTCCGGAAATCTTGCCATTGCCCTGGCTTTCGCGCAATACCTTGTTTGTGAAAACAGGTCGGATACCGACAGCTGCGGCACCTGTTCGGCTTGTGTGAAGATGAACAAGCTGGTGCATCCGGATGTGACTTTCAGTTTTCCGGTTGCCACCAGGAAGGATGAAAAAAATAAAAGCCCAAAAAGTGTCGACTATATAAAAGAATGGCGTGAATCGGTTCTGGAAAATCCTTACCTCGTTTATACCAAATGGGTGGAAGATCTGAACATTGAAAACAAGCAAGGGCTTATTTCCGTGGAAGAAGCCGCGGATATTGTGAATCGTTTGAGTCTGAAGAGTGTTGAATCCGGTTATAAAATTGTTGTCATCTGGGTTCCGGAACGAATGAACACCGCTGCTTCAAATAAAATGCTGAAAATTCTGGAAGAGCCACCGGAGAATACACTTTTCTTCCTCGTGGCGGAACAGTTTGAACAATTGCTTTCTACCATTACTTCCCGAACACAATTGGTGAAGGTGAACAGAATTCCTGATGAAGACATGTATCATGCGCTTACGGGAATACATCAGCAGTCACCGGAAGTAGCGCGTCGTATTGTTCATCGGGTGAATGGAAATTACAACGAAGCATTAAAAATTCTTGCCAACGATACTGTTGATGCGGATTTGAATCAATGGTTTATTCTCTGGATGCGTGCCTGTTTCAAAGCGGATATTCTTCGTATCAATGAGCTCTGCGAAGGATTCACCGGAGAATCACGGGAGACACAAAAGATGTATCTCGAACATGCTCAGCAAGTGGCGAGAGAATGTCTGATGATTAATTACGCCGAACGTTCCCTGGTACGCATGGAAGGAAAAGAACTTGAAGATCTCAAACGCTTCGCTCCATTTATTCATATAAATAACGCGGAAAGTTTTGTCGAGGAATTGAATTCCGCTACTTACCATCTCGAGCGCAACGCGAATGCACGGATTCTTTTCACGGATCTTTCGCTGAAGATTCACAAGTTGATTTACAATCCTTCCTGA